The following are encoded in a window of Thermoanaerobacterales bacterium genomic DNA:
- a CDS encoding response regulator transcription factor, giving the protein MQQLSGIRILLVDDEPNILQFLEIGLQNEGFAVQSAQDGMRAVTLLKQFRPHVVILDVMMPGMDGFEVCRMIKKMDNVAVIMLTARDEVDDRVKGLNLGADDYMVKPFSFEELLARIHARLRNQFPHLFGEVVIGPFRIDDRRREIRFENRALELSPTEYELLKFLVLNHGLVLSKAMILDKVWGYDFGGEENIVEVYVRSLRDKLGDKDHQLIRTVRGSGYRVDPA; this is encoded by the coding sequence ATGCAGCAATTAAGCGGCATCAGAATACTGTTGGTGGACGATGAACCCAACATCCTGCAGTTTCTGGAAATCGGTCTGCAGAACGAAGGGTTCGCCGTGCAAAGCGCCCAGGACGGTATGAGGGCCGTCACCCTGCTGAAGCAGTTCCGGCCGCATGTCGTCATCCTTGATGTTATGATGCCCGGAATGGACGGCTTCGAAGTCTGCCGGATGATCAAGAAGATGGACAATGTGGCGGTGATCATGCTCACGGCCAGGGATGAAGTGGATGACCGGGTGAAGGGTCTTAATCTCGGAGCCGATGATTACATGGTAAAACCGTTCAGTTTCGAGGAACTCCTGGCCAGGATTCACGCCCGGCTCCGCAACCAGTTTCCGCATCTGTTCGGAGAGGTCGTGATCGGGCCGTTTCGTATTGATGACCGCCGTAGGGAAATCCGCTTCGAAAACCGCGCCCTGGAACTCTCCCCGACGGAGTACGAACTCCTTAAATTCCTGGTTCTCAACCACGGATTGGTTTTGAGTAAAGCAATGATTCTGGATAAGGTATGGGGTTATGACTTCGGAGGCGAGGAAAACATCGTTGAGGTGTATGTCCGCTCCTTACGGGATAAGCTGGGAGACAAAGACCATCAATTGATACGCACTGTTCGCGGATCAGGATACCGGGTTGACCCGGCATGA
- the serA gene encoding phosphoglycerate dehydrogenase yields MRVLVTDNVNQEGVEVLKREPGIEVEVRNKMTPEELLEIIPGFDALIVRSATKVTAEVIDRAANLKVIGRAGVGVDNINVAHATEKGIIVVNAPEGNTIAATEHTMALMLALARNVPQADARLKSGVWDKKAFVGVELRNKTLGILGLGRIGSGVAKRAQAMEMDVLAYDPYITEERARELGVRLGSLDDVLREADFITIHMPKTKETYHMLDERAFGLMKEGVRVINCARGGIVDEDALYKAVTSGKVAGAALDVFEVEPQTESPLLRLPNFIATPHLGASTREAQVSVAVDVAEEIVSALRGELVKNAVNIPALKPAELQAVRPYLGLAERLGRFQAQLVSGRIKAVSVTYNGELAAKPVTPLTTALVKGLLDSILQQRVNYVNAMLVARDRGIEITETRSERAEDYASLMTVKVTASESEHELAGTLFQGFDPRVVFIDGYRIDAVPRGHMLVIPHIDKPRIIGRVGTLIGAHDINIAAMQVGRKAVGGKAVMVLTIDSPVPPETLEEIAKVDGVLGVRQVSL; encoded by the coding sequence ATGCGTGTGCTGGTAACCGACAACGTCAACCAGGAAGGGGTCGAGGTCTTAAAGCGCGAGCCCGGCATAGAGGTGGAGGTCCGCAACAAGATGACCCCGGAGGAACTCCTGGAGATCATCCCGGGCTTTGACGCCCTGATCGTGCGCAGCGCCACCAAGGTCACGGCCGAGGTCATCGACCGCGCCGCGAACCTGAAGGTCATCGGCCGCGCCGGCGTGGGCGTGGACAACATCAACGTGGCACACGCCACCGAGAAGGGAATCATCGTCGTCAACGCCCCGGAGGGGAACACGATCGCCGCCACCGAACATACCATGGCCCTGATGCTCGCCCTGGCGCGGAACGTCCCCCAGGCCGACGCCCGCCTGAAGTCCGGGGTCTGGGACAAGAAGGCCTTCGTCGGCGTGGAGCTGCGAAACAAGACCCTGGGCATCCTCGGCCTGGGTCGCATCGGCAGCGGGGTGGCCAAGAGGGCCCAGGCGATGGAGATGGACGTCCTGGCCTACGACCCGTACATCACCGAGGAACGGGCGCGGGAACTGGGCGTGCGGCTGGGCTCCCTGGACGACGTCCTGCGCGAGGCCGACTTTATCACCATCCACATGCCGAAGACCAAGGAGACCTACCACATGCTGGACGAGCGGGCCTTCGGCCTGATGAAGGAAGGGGTGCGGGTCATCAACTGCGCCCGCGGCGGCATCGTCGACGAGGATGCGCTCTACAAGGCCGTCACCTCCGGGAAAGTGGCCGGGGCGGCGCTCGACGTCTTCGAGGTCGAGCCCCAGACCGAAAGCCCCCTCTTGAGACTGCCGAACTTCATCGCCACCCCGCACCTGGGAGCGTCCACGCGCGAGGCCCAGGTCAGCGTGGCGGTCGACGTGGCCGAGGAGATCGTCTCCGCCCTGCGGGGCGAGCTGGTCAAGAACGCCGTGAACATCCCGGCCTTAAAGCCCGCCGAGCTGCAGGCGGTCCGGCCGTACCTGGGGCTGGCCGAAAGGCTCGGGCGCTTCCAGGCGCAGCTGGTCAGCGGGCGGATCAAGGCGGTCTCGGTCACCTACAACGGCGAGTTGGCCGCCAAGCCGGTGACGCCTTTGACCACGGCCCTGGTCAAGGGGCTCCTGGACAGCATCCTGCAGCAGCGGGTCAACTACGTCAACGCCATGCTGGTCGCCCGGGATCGCGGCATCGAGATCACCGAGACCCGCTCCGAGCGCGCCGAGGACTACGCCAGCCTGATGACGGTGAAGGTCACGGCCAGCGAGTCGGAACACGAACTCGCCGGCACCCTCTTCCAGGGCTTCGACCCCCGGGTGGTCTTCATCGACGGCTACCGTATCGACGCCGTGCCCAGGGGGCACATGCTGGTCATCCCGCACATTGACAAGCCGCGCATCATCGGCCGGGTGGGGACCCTGATCGGCGCCCACGACATCAACATCGCCGCCATGCAGGTCGGGCGCAAGGCGGTCGGCGGCAAGGCGGTCATGGTCCTGACCATCGACAGCCCCGTCCCGCCTGAAACGCTCGAGGAGATCGCCAAGGTGGACGGCGTGCTCGGGGTGCGCCAGGTGAGCCTGTAA
- the tadA gene encoding tRNA adenosine(34) deaminase TadA has product MRFGKAVLNAHEALMREALAEAEKALALGEVPVGAVVAVGGRIVARGHNLRETQNDVTAHAEIVAMRAAARVLGGWRLENAAVYVTLEPCPMCAGALVQARVAQVVYGAEDPKAGAAGSVVELLREPRFNHQVEVIGGILAGECAALLQRFFARLRREEE; this is encoded by the coding sequence TTGCGTTTTGGTAAGGCGGTTCTGAATGCGCACGAGGCGCTGATGCGCGAGGCGCTGGCCGAGGCCGAAAAGGCCCTGGCCCTCGGGGAAGTGCCCGTGGGGGCGGTGGTGGCCGTCGGCGGCCGGATCGTCGCCCGGGGGCATAACCTGCGGGAGACGCAAAACGACGTCACGGCGCACGCCGAGATCGTCGCCATGCGCGCGGCGGCCCGCGTCCTCGGCGGCTGGCGGCTGGAAAACGCCGCCGTCTACGTCACCCTGGAGCCCTGCCCGATGTGTGCCGGCGCCTTGGTGCAGGCGCGGGTGGCGCAGGTGGTTTACGGGGCCGAGGACCCCAAGGCCGGAGCGGCCGGATCGGTAGTCGAGCTCCTGCGCGAGCCCCGCTTCAACCACCAAGTGGAGGTCATCGGCGGGATCCTGGCCGGGGAGTGCGCGGCGCTCCTGCAGCGCTTCTTCGCCCGGCTGCGCCGGGAAGAGGAGTGA
- a CDS encoding futalosine hydrolase: MRILVVTAVAAEREAVLRGLHGDRMFDVLVAGVGPVAAAANTAKVLATAGYDLVVSAGIGGGFAGRAEVGSLVVADEIVAADLGVETPEGFSSLDELGFGSTRLPVDAGLVKAVTGALAAAGLTVRTGPVLTVATGTGTAESAAELAARVPGAAAEAMEGYGVAFAAHERCVPVLEIRAISNLVGPRDRNAWRIKEALDVLQAAGSVLSEVLA; encoded by the coding sequence ATGCGTATCCTCGTGGTGACCGCCGTTGCGGCGGAGAGGGAAGCGGTGTTGCGCGGGCTGCACGGCGACAGGATGTTTGACGTCCTGGTCGCCGGTGTCGGTCCGGTAGCGGCCGCGGCCAACACAGCGAAGGTGTTGGCCACCGCCGGGTACGACCTGGTCGTGAGTGCCGGTATCGGCGGGGGATTTGCCGGTAGGGCCGAGGTGGGCTCCCTCGTGGTGGCGGACGAGATCGTCGCCGCCGACCTGGGAGTTGAGACCCCCGAAGGTTTCAGCAGTCTGGATGAGCTCGGTTTCGGCTCCACCCGCCTCCCGGTCGATGCCGGCCTGGTGAAAGCGGTGACCGGGGCGCTGGCCGCGGCCGGGCTTACGGTCAGGACCGGCCCTGTGCTCACGGTGGCGACGGGGACGGGGACGGCCGAGAGCGCCGCGGAACTGGCCGCACGGGTGCCGGGGGCCGCCGCGGAGGCCATGGAGGGGTATGGCGTGGCTTTCGCCGCGCACGAGCGTTGTGTACCCGTTCTGGAAATCCGCGCTATCTCGAACCTGGTCGGCCCACGCGACCGGAACGCGTGGCGTATCAAAGAGGCCCTGGACGTTCTGCAGGCTGCCGGCTCGGTGTTATCGGAGGTGTTAGCATGA
- the pdxS gene encoding pyridoxal 5'-phosphate synthase lyase subunit PdxS: MVEKGTWTVKKGLAEMLKGGVIMDVTTPEQARIAEEAGACAVMALERVPADIRAAGGVARMADPTVIKRIQDAVSIPVMAKVRIGHFVEAQILEALGVDYIDESEVLTPADEQFHINKHLFKVPFVCGARNLGEALRRIAEGAAMIRTKGEPGTGNVVEAVRHMRLVSDEIRRLTVLPREELVNAAKEMGAPYDLVTQVAELGRLPVVNFAAGGIATPADAALMMQLGCDGIFVGSGIFKSSNPAARARAIVAATTHYNDPQILAEISRDLGEAMPGLEISSIAPHERMQDRGW; encoded by the coding sequence ATGGTCGAAAAGGGAACCTGGACGGTTAAGAAAGGCCTGGCTGAAATGCTCAAGGGCGGCGTCATCATGGACGTCACCACCCCGGAGCAGGCCAGGATCGCCGAAGAGGCCGGGGCCTGCGCCGTGATGGCCCTGGAGCGGGTGCCGGCCGATATCCGTGCCGCCGGCGGGGTGGCCCGGATGGCCGACCCGACGGTCATCAAGCGCATCCAGGACGCCGTCAGCATCCCCGTGATGGCCAAGGTGCGCATCGGCCATTTCGTGGAGGCGCAGATCCTCGAGGCCCTCGGGGTGGACTACATCGACGAGAGCGAGGTCCTGACCCCCGCCGATGAGCAGTTCCATATCAACAAGCACCTCTTCAAGGTTCCCTTCGTCTGCGGAGCGCGGAACCTGGGCGAGGCCCTGCGCCGGATCGCCGAGGGCGCGGCCATGATCCGCACGAAAGGCGAGCCGGGCACCGGTAACGTGGTCGAGGCCGTGCGCCACATGCGCCTGGTGAGCGACGAGATCCGCCGCCTGACCGTGCTCCCCAGGGAGGAGCTGGTCAACGCCGCCAAGGAGATGGGCGCGCCCTACGATCTGGTGACCCAGGTGGCCGAGTTGGGCCGCCTCCCGGTCGTCAACTTCGCCGCCGGCGGGATCGCCACTCCGGCCGACGCCGCCCTGATGATGCAGCTCGGCTGTGACGGCATCTTCGTCGGGTCGGGCATCTTCAAGTCCTCCAACCCGGCGGCCCGCGCCAGGGCCATCGTCGCCGCCACCACCCACTACAACGACCCGCAGATCCTGGCCGAGATCTCGCGCGACCTGGGCGAGGCCATGCCCGGCCTGGAGATCTCGAGCATCGCCCCGCACGAGCGGATGCAGGACCGGGGCTGGTAA
- a CDS encoding universal stress protein: protein MKKVLIPTDGSENSLRAAEYTVKLLRLNPEIEVTVFNVVNVPRRFVARKLFWVAAERGKAAASIEELFEEERAEILNRTMAVLEKEGFTAATAYRKGNPAEEICEYARDGQFDLIVMGTRGASGIQEILIGSVSHKVLQMAPCPVILVK from the coding sequence TTGAAGAAGGTCTTGATCCCCACCGACGGTTCGGAGAATTCGCTGCGCGCCGCCGAGTACACCGTAAAGCTTTTACGGCTGAACCCGGAGATCGAAGTGACGGTGTTCAACGTGGTCAACGTCCCCCGGCGTTTCGTGGCCCGGAAGCTCTTCTGGGTGGCGGCCGAGCGGGGCAAGGCCGCGGCGAGTATTGAAGAACTGTTTGAAGAGGAGCGCGCCGAGATCCTGAACCGGACCATGGCCGTGCTCGAGAAGGAGGGGTTCACGGCGGCCACCGCCTACAGAAAAGGCAACCCGGCGGAGGAAATCTGCGAATACGCCCGGGACGGCCAGTTTGACCTCATCGTCATGGGTACCCGGGGGGCGAGCGGCATCCAGGAGATTCTCATCGGAAGCGTGAGCCACAAGGTGCTGCAGATGGCCCCGTGCCCGGTAATCCTGGTGAAGTAG
- the serS gene encoding serine--tRNA ligase, translating to MLDLKYVRKNPEIVRTSLERRGLDFDLNRVLDLDERWRQMIFTADRLKSRRNSVSEEIARLKRTGADAADLITQMREVSQRIKDLDEEIKECEAELNALLLQIPNIPHPSVPFGRDEQDNPEVRRWGEPRKFGFAPRPHWDVGEALDILDFPRAGKVSGARFCFYKGAGARLERALINFMLDLHINRHGYTELFPPFLVNGDSMTGTGQLPKFAEDMFKVENTDYYLIPTAEVPVTNYYRDEILDGELLPLRFAAYSACFRAEAGAAGRETRGLIRQHQFNKVEMVKFCRPEESDEELEKLVHDAEEVLQLLGLPYRIIVLCTGDLGFSAAKTYDLEVWLPSSEGYKEISSCSNFTDFQARRANIRFRREPRGKAEFVHTLNGSGIAVGRTTAAILENCQEADGSVTVPEVLRPYMGGLERIAAR from the coding sequence ATGCTGGATCTGAAATACGTCCGCAAGAACCCGGAGATCGTCCGGACCTCCCTGGAGAGGAGGGGCCTGGACTTCGACCTGAACCGGGTCCTCGACCTTGACGAACGATGGCGGCAGATGATCTTCACCGCCGACCGGCTCAAGAGCCGGCGGAACAGCGTATCCGAGGAGATCGCCCGCCTGAAGAGGACCGGGGCGGACGCCGCGGACCTCATCACACAGATGCGGGAGGTCTCCCAGCGTATCAAGGACCTGGACGAGGAGATCAAGGAGTGCGAGGCGGAGCTTAACGCCCTGCTCCTGCAGATCCCGAACATCCCCCACCCGTCGGTGCCCTTCGGGCGCGACGAGCAGGACAACCCCGAGGTCCGCCGCTGGGGAGAGCCCCGCAAGTTCGGCTTTGCGCCCCGGCCGCACTGGGACGTCGGCGAGGCCCTGGACATCCTCGACTTCCCCCGGGCGGGGAAGGTGAGCGGCGCGCGCTTCTGCTTCTACAAGGGCGCCGGCGCCCGCCTGGAGCGCGCGTTGATCAACTTCATGCTCGACCTGCACATCAACCGCCACGGGTACACGGAACTCTTCCCGCCCTTCCTGGTCAACGGCGACAGCATGACCGGCACGGGCCAGCTGCCGAAGTTCGCCGAGGACATGTTCAAGGTCGAGAACACCGACTACTACCTGATCCCGACCGCGGAGGTCCCGGTGACGAACTACTACCGCGACGAGATCCTGGACGGCGAGTTGCTGCCCCTGCGCTTCGCCGCCTACAGCGCCTGCTTCCGCGCCGAGGCCGGGGCCGCCGGGCGGGAGACGAGGGGCCTCATCCGCCAGCACCAGTTCAACAAGGTCGAAATGGTCAAGTTCTGCCGCCCCGAGGAGTCGGACGAGGAGCTGGAGAAGCTCGTCCACGACGCCGAAGAGGTCCTGCAGCTCCTGGGGCTGCCCTACCGCATCATCGTCCTCTGCACCGGGGACCTGGGCTTCTCTGCCGCCAAGACCTACGACCTGGAGGTCTGGCTGCCCAGTTCCGAGGGCTACAAGGAGATCTCGTCCTGCTCCAACTTCACCGACTTCCAGGCGCGGCGCGCGAACATCCGCTTCCGCCGGGAGCCGCGCGGCAAGGCCGAGTTCGTGCACACCCTGAACGGTTCGGGGATCGCCGTCGGGCGCACCACGGCCGCCATCCTGGAGAACTGCCAGGAGGCCGACGGCTCGGTGACCGTGCCGGAGGTCTTAAGGCCCTACATGGGAGGACTGGAGCGCATCGCCGCCCGCTGA
- a CDS encoding alanine--glyoxylate aminotransferase family protein produces the protein MTRKLRLMIPGPTPVPPEVSEAMARPMIGHRSKDFAAVIERLTGKLRQVLQTKNEVFILTGSGTGGLEAAVANTVNPGDRVLALVGGKFGERFRDLAGIYGAEVIELAFEWGRSYDLEQVRARLTADPEIKAVLATQNETSTGVTNDIAALAALVREHRAILCVDAVSGLGGIELKTDEWGVDIVVTASQKALMTPPGLAVISVSEKAWARVAQCRSPRYYFSLEAARKSLAKWNTAYTPAVSLFFGLEAALDLMLAEGMENVYARHRLLGRAARAGVKALSLELLPVEEAVCSPVVTAVKAPAGINADDLRKLLLDRYNVLFAGGQAQLKGKVFRIAHMGYADRLDVLAALAALEMGLAALGIPVTLGSGVRAAQEVFVVEEQKE, from the coding sequence ATGACCAGGAAACTGCGCCTGATGATCCCCGGCCCGACCCCCGTGCCGCCGGAGGTCAGCGAGGCCATGGCCCGCCCGATGATCGGGCACCGGAGCAAGGACTTCGCGGCCGTCATCGAACGCCTGACCGGTAAACTCCGGCAGGTCCTCCAGACGAAGAACGAGGTGTTCATCCTCACCGGTTCGGGAACCGGCGGCCTGGAGGCCGCGGTGGCGAACACCGTCAACCCCGGCGACCGGGTGCTGGCCCTGGTCGGGGGCAAATTCGGCGAGCGCTTTCGCGACCTGGCCGGGATATACGGGGCGGAGGTCATCGAACTGGCTTTCGAGTGGGGCCGGTCCTACGACCTGGAGCAGGTCCGCGCCCGGCTTACGGCCGACCCGGAGATAAAGGCCGTCCTGGCCACCCAGAATGAGACCTCGACCGGCGTGACCAACGACATCGCCGCGCTGGCGGCGCTGGTACGCGAACACCGGGCGATCCTCTGCGTCGACGCCGTCAGCGGCCTGGGCGGCATCGAACTGAAGACCGACGAGTGGGGCGTTGATATCGTGGTGACGGCCAGCCAGAAGGCCCTCATGACGCCGCCCGGCCTGGCGGTCATCAGCGTCAGCGAAAAGGCCTGGGCGAGGGTCGCCCAGTGCCGCTCTCCGCGCTACTACTTCAGCCTGGAGGCGGCGCGCAAGTCCCTGGCCAAGTGGAACACGGCCTACACCCCGGCGGTTTCCCTCTTCTTCGGCCTGGAGGCGGCCCTGGACCTGATGCTGGCCGAGGGGATGGAGAACGTCTACGCCCGCCACCGTCTGCTGGGCCGGGCCGCCCGCGCCGGCGTGAAGGCCCTGAGCCTGGAGCTCCTGCCGGTCGAGGAGGCGGTCTGCTCCCCGGTGGTCACGGCGGTCAAGGCGCCGGCGGGGATCAACGCCGACGACCTGCGGAAGCTCCTCCTGGACCGCTACAACGTCCTGTTCGCCGGCGGCCAGGCGCAACTCAAGGGGAAGGTCTTCCGCATCGCCCATATGGGTTACGCCGACCGGCTGGACGTTCTGGCGGCCCTGGCGGCCCTGGAGATGGGCCTGGCGGCGCTCGGGATACCGGTGACCCTCGGGTCCGGCGTACGCGCGGCGCAGGAAGTCTTTGTGGTAGAAGAGCAGAAGGAATAG
- a CDS encoding universal stress protein, which translates to MAFNILLAGDGSKSSFRAADFVIEMMKRNPQVRVTVLSVFPAAERSGPKQEGEEIEFSFIMHDKLMETVEESITNIEKKYKEYFAGEGLEIIYEHRFGDPAERICRYAERRDFDLIAVGTRGLKGFEGLVLGSVAHKVVHLSKIPVLLVR; encoded by the coding sequence ATGGCATTCAATATTCTCCTGGCCGGCGACGGCTCCAAGTCATCCTTCCGCGCGGCGGATTTCGTGATCGAGATGATGAAGAGGAATCCGCAGGTCCGCGTGACCGTCCTCTCGGTCTTCCCCGCGGCCGAAAGGTCCGGCCCGAAGCAAGAGGGCGAGGAGATCGAGTTCTCGTTTATTATGCACGATAAGCTGATGGAGACCGTCGAGGAAAGCATCACGAATATCGAGAAGAAGTATAAGGAGTATTTCGCCGGGGAAGGGCTGGAGATCATCTACGAGCACCGCTTCGGTGATCCCGCCGAACGGATCTGCCGTTACGCCGAGCGGCGCGACTTCGACCTGATCGCCGTCGGTACCCGGGGATTGAAGGGCTTCGAGGGCCTGGTCCTGGGCAGCGTGGCCCACAAGGTGGTGCACCTCTCCAAGATCCCGGTCCTGCTCGTGCGTTAG
- a CDS encoding 1,4-dihydroxy-6-naphthoate synthase — MKVAFSPCPNDTFIFHAWVHGLIPGAPKLNVTYADIDITNSLAAGPGGPDVIKISYAALPWVLSEYALLPCGGAVGRGCGPLVLTSNRAGGGPETLAGRRVAVPGERSTAYLLFRLWAAAHVPGDVGEIVVLPFHRIMPAVRDGVVDAGLVIHEARFTYPSYGLTLLADLGRWWEADTNLPLPLGAIIARRSLDLPAIAGWIRASVEYARAHPEASQEYVLRHAQELSPEVVRAHIELYVNEFSMNLGETGYAAVTVLLGQAARAGLVPEVDPAALRMR; from the coding sequence ATGAAAGTCGCCTTCTCTCCCTGCCCCAACGACACCTTCATTTTCCACGCCTGGGTACACGGACTGATCCCCGGTGCACCGAAGCTAAACGTGACCTACGCCGATATCGACATCACGAACAGTTTGGCGGCCGGCCCCGGCGGGCCCGATGTCATCAAGATTTCGTATGCGGCGCTCCCATGGGTGTTGTCCGAATACGCGCTGCTGCCGTGCGGGGGGGCGGTGGGCCGGGGATGCGGGCCGCTGGTGTTGACGTCAAATAGAGCAGGCGGCGGTCCGGAGACGCTGGCCGGCCGACGGGTGGCGGTACCGGGCGAGCGGTCGACCGCCTACTTACTGTTCCGGCTGTGGGCCGCCGCGCACGTGCCGGGGGACGTGGGGGAGATCGTGGTGCTGCCGTTTCACAGGATCATGCCGGCGGTGCGCGACGGGGTGGTTGATGCCGGGCTGGTGATCCACGAGGCGCGCTTCACCTATCCTTCGTATGGACTGACTCTCTTAGCTGACTTAGGCCGTTGGTGGGAGGCCGATACCAACCTGCCGCTGCCGCTGGGCGCGATCATCGCCCGCCGGTCACTGGATCTGCCGGCGATCGCCGGCTGGATCCGGGCATCGGTGGAATACGCCCGGGCACACCCGGAGGCGTCGCAGGAGTACGTGCTGCGCCACGCCCAGGAGTTGTCCCCGGAAGTGGTAAGAGCGCACATCGAGCTTTACGTGAACGAGTTCTCCATGAATCTGGGCGAGACGGGCTACGCGGCGGTAACCGTCCTGCTCGGCCAGGCCGCGCGGGCGGGGCTGGTCCCGGAGGTGGATCCGGCGGCGCTGCGGATGCGATAG
- the pdxT gene encoding pyridoxal 5'-phosphate synthase glutaminase subunit PdxT: protein MRVGILALQGAFIEHARAIRELGCEAVEIRKPGRLDECRALIIPGGESTTIGKLMKEYGLLDPVREKGEAGWPIFGTCAGMVLLAKEIEDAQDIDGVPQPRLGLMNITVRRNAFGRQVDSFETDLHVAALGPEPVRAVYIRAPYVTAVGPGTEVLASFDGKIVLVRQGRLLAAAFHPELTPDRRLHRYFLDLAAS from the coding sequence ATGCGCGTCGGTATCCTGGCCCTGCAGGGGGCCTTCATCGAGCATGCCCGCGCCATCCGCGAGCTGGGCTGCGAGGCGGTGGAAATCCGCAAGCCCGGCCGGCTGGATGAGTGCCGGGCCCTGATCATCCCGGGCGGCGAGAGCACGACGATCGGCAAGCTGATGAAAGAATACGGCTTGCTCGACCCGGTCCGTGAGAAAGGGGAGGCCGGGTGGCCGATCTTCGGGACCTGCGCCGGGATGGTGCTCCTGGCGAAGGAGATCGAGGACGCGCAGGACATCGACGGGGTGCCCCAGCCCCGCCTGGGCCTGATGAACATCACCGTCCGGCGTAACGCCTTCGGGCGCCAGGTCGACAGCTTCGAGACCGACCTGCACGTCGCGGCGCTGGGCCCGGAGCCGGTGCGGGCGGTCTACATCCGTGCCCCCTATGTCACGGCGGTCGGCCCCGGAACAGAGGTCCTGGCTTCGTTCGACGGCAAGATCGTCCTCGTGAGGCAGGGCCGACTCCTGGCCGCGGCCTTCCACCCGGAACTGACCCCCGACCGGCGGCTGCACCGTTATTTCTTGGATCTTGCCGCCTCGTGA
- a CDS encoding ATP-binding protein encodes MIQRARTRFRLLFAPGSLRTQLLSRSLLILAVLLFLIGLLQYAFMRDVICRNKAASMLSQIMSVHPDAWRLLGAGWENGDRRPPFFFVPGANLAFVDADGNYAVLSSGPGDESPPRLDEQEYLEVLRKSPEPNGGTVDGAGGIKPPGADRPLRPDVLRKKPGPDYRIVDEGGAEQLVVLHPVFDHGRPLGVVQVSTLTGPLKELLVRQLLSFSFLSLIAMLFGLLGFMPVIRRTLVPLSNMVYTAEEIDAGNLARRFPTRQGQMEIDRLAESFNGMLERLEASFAAEREAREQMRRFIADASHELRTPLTSIHGFLEVLLRGAADQPDQLHKALKSMHGESERLSKLVHDLLLLAKLDRAPRIELTEGLLDGLIRDMEPQLRILAGERRLDLSVEPDVRCRFNADKMKQVILNLFHNAVQYTDPERGHIRLSLSTGSDGVQLSVQDNGPGISADHLPHIFDRFYRSDASRTRRHGGAGLGLAISKAIVSAHGGTMSVESREGEGTTFYIRLPAVT; translated from the coding sequence ATGATTCAAAGGGCAAGGACGCGGTTCAGACTCCTGTTTGCCCCCGGTTCACTCCGGACGCAACTGCTGTCCCGCTCGCTGTTAATCCTCGCCGTTTTGCTTTTCCTTATCGGTTTGCTTCAATATGCTTTTATGCGAGATGTCATTTGCAGAAACAAAGCCGCCAGCATGCTGAGCCAAATTATGTCCGTTCATCCGGATGCCTGGCGGCTTCTCGGCGCAGGTTGGGAAAACGGCGATAGGCGTCCGCCGTTCTTTTTTGTCCCCGGCGCGAACCTGGCCTTCGTGGACGCCGACGGCAACTATGCCGTTTTGTCGAGCGGCCCTGGCGACGAAAGCCCTCCGAGATTGGACGAGCAGGAGTACCTGGAAGTATTGCGGAAAAGCCCGGAGCCGAACGGCGGAACGGTTGACGGCGCCGGCGGCATAAAACCTCCGGGAGCGGATCGGCCGCTGCGTCCGGATGTTTTACGGAAAAAACCGGGACCGGACTACAGGATCGTCGATGAAGGCGGAGCAGAGCAGTTGGTGGTATTGCATCCGGTTTTCGATCACGGACGGCCGCTGGGCGTCGTTCAAGTAAGCACCTTGACGGGCCCGCTCAAGGAGCTGCTTGTCCGTCAACTGCTTTCTTTTTCGTTTCTTTCCCTCATCGCCATGCTGTTCGGCCTGCTCGGCTTCATGCCGGTGATCAGAAGAACGCTGGTTCCTTTATCCAATATGGTGTACACCGCGGAAGAGATCGATGCCGGAAACCTGGCCAGGCGTTTCCCGACCCGCCAGGGACAGATGGAAATCGATCGTTTGGCCGAATCCTTTAACGGCATGCTGGAGCGGCTGGAGGCCTCCTTCGCCGCGGAAAGGGAAGCCAGGGAGCAGATGCGCCGCTTCATCGCCGACGCCTCCCATGAACTCCGCACGCCGCTGACCTCTATCCACGGCTTCCTGGAAGTACTGCTGCGCGGCGCGGCGGATCAGCCGGATCAACTGCACAAGGCGCTCAAAAGTATGCACGGCGAATCGGAACGGCTCAGCAAGCTGGTACACGACCTTCTTCTCCTGGCCAAACTCGACCGCGCACCGCGCATCGAACTCACGGAAGGTCTGCTGGACGGCCTCATCCGGGACATGGAGCCGCAGCTCCGTATCCTGGCCGGCGAAAGGAGGCTTGACCTGTCGGTCGAACCGGACGTGAGGTGCAGGTTTAACGCCGACAAGATGAAACAGGTGATCTTGAATCTGTTTCACAACGCGGTGCAGTACACGGATCCGGAAAGGGGTCATATCCGCTTGTCGCTGTCGACCGGGAGCGACGGCGTGCAATTGTCCGTTCAGGATAACGGACCGGGGATCAGCGCCGATCATCTCCCCCATATCTTCGACCGCTTTTACCGCAGCGACGCCTCCCGGACGCGCAGACACGGCGGGGCGGGTCTGGGTCTGGCGATCAGCAAGGCCATCGTCAGCGCGCACGGCGGAACCATGAGCGTTGAAAGCCGGGAGGGAGAGGGAACGACGTTTTATATCCGGCTTCCCGCAGTAACTTAA